One stretch of Halobaculum marinum DNA includes these proteins:
- a CDS encoding DUF2178 domain-containing protein, with protein MTEAVAAPTVARRRRYKRLLYGSVAVAVVANVVLRLLSYPVAAEATYLLGVLAFVAVWRLSPVTLFDERDTELERRASTITLSVAGVVLILGASGTRALSALGVYDAPPVVAGVLYGYVALFVVFALALGYVKFAG; from the coding sequence ATGACGGAGGCCGTCGCCGCGCCGACGGTGGCGCGACGCCGCCGATACAAGCGACTGCTGTACGGCTCGGTCGCGGTCGCGGTCGTCGCCAACGTCGTGTTGCGCCTGCTCTCGTATCCCGTCGCGGCCGAGGCGACGTACCTGCTCGGGGTGCTCGCGTTCGTCGCCGTCTGGCGACTCAGCCCGGTGACGCTGTTCGACGAGCGCGACACGGAGCTCGAACGGCGCGCGAGCACGATCACGCTGTCCGTCGCCGGGGTCGTCCTCATCCTTGGGGCCTCGGGCACCCGGGCGTTGAGCGCGCTCGGCGTCTACGACGCGCCGCCGGTCGTCGCGGGCGTCCTGTACGGCTACGTCGCGCTGTTCGTCGTGTTCGCGCTGGCGCTCGGGTACGTCAAGTTCGCCGGATGA
- a CDS encoding molybdopterin molybdotransferase MoeA, whose amino-acid sequence MSHDRTRSGFKERTRVAAARERLLAAATPHGRTETVPLTAADGRGVADTVAAPTPVPGYDRAAMDGWAVRAEDTFGASARSPAVLFVEDDEVGPEGAVRVHTGSELPPGADAVVKIEQVDEVGSEVEVFDAVAEGENVGPVGEDVAEGQSLYEPPHRLRPSDLGLLKSVGMDEVAVAEPPRVSVIPTGEELVEADPDPGEVIETNGLTVSRLAERWGAEATYRDIVTDDEDALRGAVERDLDHDVVVTTGGSSVGERDLIPEVIADLGEVLVHGVALKPGHPVALGVVEETPVVMLPGYPVACIVNAVQFLRPVLREIGSLPHEPHPTRRATLTRKVSSEPGVRTFARVRLAAGDDGTEATPTRASGSGMLSSVALADGWVVVPESREGFDAGEHVDVELWEVNE is encoded by the coding sequence ATGAGTCACGACCGCACACGCTCCGGGTTCAAGGAGCGGACCCGGGTCGCCGCCGCGCGCGAGCGCCTCCTCGCGGCGGCGACGCCCCACGGCCGGACCGAGACGGTGCCGCTGACCGCGGCGGACGGTCGCGGCGTCGCCGACACGGTCGCCGCGCCGACGCCGGTGCCGGGGTACGACCGCGCGGCGATGGACGGCTGGGCCGTCCGCGCAGAAGACACGTTCGGGGCGTCCGCGCGCTCACCCGCGGTGCTGTTCGTCGAGGACGACGAGGTCGGGCCCGAGGGAGCCGTGCGCGTCCACACGGGGAGCGAACTGCCGCCGGGCGCCGACGCGGTGGTCAAGATCGAGCAAGTCGACGAGGTGGGGTCGGAGGTAGAGGTGTTCGACGCCGTCGCCGAGGGGGAGAACGTCGGACCCGTCGGCGAGGACGTCGCGGAGGGGCAGTCGCTGTACGAGCCACCCCACCGGCTCCGGCCCTCGGATCTGGGCCTGCTGAAGTCGGTCGGCATGGACGAGGTGGCGGTCGCGGAGCCGCCTCGCGTGTCGGTGATCCCGACCGGCGAGGAGTTGGTCGAGGCCGACCCCGACCCGGGCGAGGTGATCGAAACGAACGGCCTCACCGTCTCGCGACTCGCCGAGCGGTGGGGCGCCGAGGCGACGTACCGCGACATCGTCACCGACGACGAGGACGCCTTGCGCGGGGCCGTCGAGCGCGACCTCGACCACGACGTGGTCGTGACCACCGGCGGCTCCTCCGTCGGCGAGCGCGACCTCATCCCGGAGGTGATCGCCGACCTCGGCGAGGTGCTCGTCCACGGCGTCGCGCTGAAGCCCGGCCACCCCGTCGCACTCGGTGTCGTCGAGGAGACGCCCGTGGTGATGCTCCCGGGGTACCCGGTCGCGTGCATCGTCAACGCCGTCCAGTTCCTCCGGCCGGTGCTCCGTGAGATCGGCTCGCTCCCGCACGAGCCACACCCGACGCGGCGGGCGACGCTCACACGGAAGGTGTCCTCGGAGCCGGGGGTGCGGACGTTCGCTCGGGTTCGTCTCGCTGCGGGCGACGACGGGACGGAGGCGACGCCAACCCGCGCCTCAGGCTCCGGGATGCTGTCGTCGGTCGCGCTCGCGGACGGCTGGGTGGTCGTCCCCGAGTCGCGGGAGGGCTTCGACGCCGGCGAGCACGTCGACGTGGAGCTGTGGGAGGTGAACGAATGA
- a CDS encoding phosphate uptake regulator PhoU, protein MVETRKVQVTGGSTYTVSIPKDWATDNGVSAGTEVEFYPEGDSLFLTPVSEEERTEGTLDIGDLTGDQLTRAVMTMYVSGFDVIALEAARITNDQRRTIRDSVQSLVGLEVLEETRDRVVIRDLLDSSELSIHNAVTRMRLIAVSMLEDAVDALTDADEDMALDVIQRDDDVDRLYMVVSRIFRATLRTPKAAEDIGLSREVCFDYHSSARQLERVADHATKIAHLTLELLGSDEANAAGGEVPATAADGDTTLPDEFVEALQALDEEARAVVDQAMEALFADDSAEATTLANEARGEVRGVDQRARKIDELLRGLDPAQAQLLGLIVDSVSRAADYGGNIAETALQKAAPTP, encoded by the coding sequence ATGGTCGAGACACGGAAGGTGCAGGTGACCGGCGGGTCGACGTACACGGTGTCCATCCCGAAGGACTGGGCGACCGACAACGGCGTGAGCGCGGGCACCGAGGTCGAGTTCTACCCCGAAGGCGACTCGCTGTTTCTCACACCCGTGAGCGAGGAGGAGCGAACCGAGGGGACGCTCGACATCGGCGACTTGACCGGCGATCAGCTCACTCGCGCGGTGATGACGATGTACGTCTCCGGCTTCGACGTCATCGCGCTGGAGGCCGCCCGGATCACCAACGACCAGCGCCGGACGATCCGCGACTCCGTCCAGAGTCTCGTCGGCCTGGAGGTGCTGGAGGAGACGCGCGACCGCGTCGTCATCCGCGACCTGCTCGACTCCTCTGAGCTGTCGATCCACAACGCCGTCACCCGGATGCGCCTCATCGCCGTCTCGATGCTCGAGGACGCCGTGGACGCGCTCACCGACGCCGACGAGGACATGGCGCTGGACGTGATCCAGCGCGACGACGACGTCGACCGCCTGTACATGGTCGTCTCGCGCATCTTCCGCGCGACTCTGCGCACCCCGAAGGCCGCCGAGGACATCGGCCTCTCGCGGGAGGTGTGCTTCGACTACCACTCCAGCGCCCGCCAACTGGAGCGGGTGGCCGACCACGCGACGAAGATTGCCCACCTCACGCTCGAACTCCTCGGCAGCGACGAGGCCAACGCCGCCGGCGGCGAGGTGCCCGCCACGGCCGCCGACGGCGACACCACGCTCCCCGACGAGTTCGTCGAGGCGTTGCAGGCGCTCGACGAGGAGGCTCGCGCGGTCGTCGACCAGGCGATGGAGGCGCTGTTCGCCGACGACAGCGCCGAGGCGACGACGCTGGCGAACGAGGCCCGCGGCGAGGTCCGCGGCGTCGACCAGCGCGCCCGTAAGATCGACGAACTCCTCCGCGGCCTCGACCCCGCACAGGCGCAACTGCTCGGACTCATCGTCGACTCCGTCTCCCGCGCCGCCGACTACGGCGGCAACATCGCCGAGACCGCCCTCCAGAAGGCCGCACCGACGCCGTAA
- a CDS encoding molybdopterin biosynthesis protein: MSDRKEFRDLAEPHEAHEAIASLDLVPDPETVPLREARGRVLAERIDAEMDVPGFDRASMDGYAVRARDTFGADEADPATLDLIGAVHAGSEPTVTVESGTCAEISTGAVMPDGADAVVMVERTTELAGGGDDGGDAIEIRTSVAPGDHVMFAGADIAAGGRALGPGTAITPREIGLLSALGVDEVPVRGRPTVGIVSTGDELVRPGEDLHSERGQIYDVNSYTIAAGVEEAGGEARLYPHAGDDYDEMERLLVEASEECDLVLSSGSTSASAVDVIYRVIEERGELLLHGVSVKPGKPMLVGRVGDSAYVGLPGYPVSALTIFRTFVAPAVRRAAGEPEPATATATGRMAVEERYSEGRMRLMPAGLVEDAEGATLVYPVDKGSGATTSLVEADGVVVVDPDTEYLAAGEPVEVQLFSPEVRAPTLFAVGEDDPALSRLLDRVERPRYLALGSREGLRRLRDGVPDAAVVAGDPGRDPVAAPDPTGDAAPAPAEVVGEWHREWGLVVPAGNPDDVTGLADLVDRDLRFVNRDSNSGLRTDLSNALADLADERGTARREVTEAVDGFDRAVRAHESPARRVLAGDADAGLGLRATAERLGTGFVSLGTQRVRVYANPARADKPGVQALGEAVADGDDVFASLAGYER, translated from the coding sequence ATGAGCGACCGCAAGGAGTTCCGCGATCTCGCGGAGCCGCACGAGGCGCACGAGGCCATCGCCTCGCTTGACCTCGTGCCCGACCCGGAGACGGTTCCGCTCCGGGAGGCGCGCGGGCGGGTGCTCGCCGAACGGATCGACGCCGAGATGGACGTGCCCGGGTTCGACCGCGCCTCGATGGACGGCTACGCGGTGCGCGCCCGCGACACGTTCGGCGCCGACGAGGCCGACCCCGCGACGCTGGACCTCATCGGGGCGGTCCACGCCGGCAGCGAGCCGACGGTGACCGTCGAGTCGGGCACGTGCGCGGAGATTTCGACGGGCGCCGTGATGCCCGACGGCGCAGACGCGGTGGTGATGGTCGAGCGGACGACGGAACTCGCGGGCGGGGGCGACGACGGCGGCGACGCCATCGAGATCCGAACGTCGGTCGCGCCCGGCGACCACGTGATGTTCGCGGGCGCCGACATCGCGGCCGGTGGACGGGCACTCGGTCCCGGCACGGCGATTACCCCCCGTGAGATCGGACTGTTGTCCGCGCTCGGCGTCGACGAGGTGCCCGTCCGCGGGCGTCCCACCGTCGGGATCGTCTCGACCGGCGACGAACTCGTCCGTCCGGGCGAGGACCTCCACAGCGAGCGCGGGCAGATCTACGACGTGAACAGCTACACTATCGCCGCGGGCGTCGAGGAGGCCGGCGGCGAGGCGCGACTGTACCCCCACGCGGGCGACGACTACGACGAGATGGAGCGCCTGCTCGTCGAGGCCAGCGAGGAGTGCGACCTGGTGCTGTCGTCGGGGTCGACCTCCGCGTCGGCGGTGGACGTGATCTACCGCGTCATCGAGGAACGCGGCGAGTTGCTCCTCCACGGCGTCTCCGTCAAGCCCGGCAAGCCGATGCTCGTCGGACGCGTCGGCGACTCGGCGTACGTCGGCCTCCCGGGGTACCCGGTGTCGGCGCTCACCATCTTCCGCACGTTCGTGGCGCCGGCGGTCCGCCGCGCCGCGGGCGAACCGGAGCCCGCGACGGCGACCGCGACGGGCCGGATGGCCGTCGAAGAGCGCTACTCGGAGGGCCGGATGCGGCTGATGCCCGCCGGACTCGTCGAGGACGCCGAGGGAGCGACGCTCGTCTACCCCGTCGACAAGGGGTCGGGCGCGACGACGAGTCTCGTCGAGGCCGACGGCGTCGTCGTCGTCGACCCGGACACGGAGTACCTCGCCGCCGGAGAGCCGGTCGAGGTGCAGTTGTTCTCGCCGGAGGTGCGCGCGCCGACGCTGTTCGCCGTCGGCGAGGACGACCCCGCGCTGTCGCGCCTCTTGGATCGCGTCGAACGCCCGCGCTACCTCGCGCTCGGCTCCCGCGAGGGCCTGCGCCGCCTGCGCGACGGGGTGCCCGACGCGGCGGTCGTCGCCGGCGACCCCGGGCGCGACCCGGTGGCCGCGCCGGACCCCACCGGCGACGCTGCACCGGCCCCGGCCGAGGTCGTCGGCGAGTGGCACCGCGAGTGGGGCCTGGTCGTCCCCGCCGGCAACCCCGACGACGTGACGGGCCTCGCGGATCTGGTCGACCGCGACCTCCGGTTCGTCAACCGCGACTCGAACTCGGGGCTGCGCACCGACCTCTCGAACGCGCTGGCGGACCTGGCCGACGAGCGCGGGACCGCCCGCCGCGAGGTGACCGAGGCGGTCGACGGCTTCGACCGTGCCGTCCGCGCCCACGAGTCGCCAGCGCGGCGCGTCCTCGCGGGCGACGCCGACGCGGGACTCGGCCTGCGTGCGACCGCCGAGCGACTCGGCACCGGGTTCGTGTCGCTCGGCACGCAGCGGGTTCGCGTGTACGCCAACCCCGCCCGGGCGGACAAGCCGGGCGTGCAGGCGCTGGGCGAGGCCGTCGCCGACGGCGACGACGTGTTCGCGTCGCTGGCTGGGTACGAGCGGTAG
- a CDS encoding Hsp20/alpha crystallin family protein — translation MSKLREALRELPEPVFADLLESDDAYLLVVDLPGASAETTDVRLERGRLQIEARREKAADPEFSYVEEDRPLFLDAEIPLPPDATHENGEAEMDRGVLTVRLPKRVAAPEHTIPVSDA, via the coding sequence ATGTCGAAGCTACGCGAGGCCCTCCGGGAACTCCCCGAGCCGGTGTTCGCCGATCTGCTGGAGAGCGACGACGCGTACCTCCTCGTCGTCGACCTACCGGGAGCCAGCGCGGAGACGACGGACGTGCGACTCGAACGCGGTCGCCTCCAGATCGAGGCGCGCCGGGAGAAGGCCGCCGACCCCGAGTTCAGCTACGTCGAGGAGGACCGCCCGCTGTTCCTCGACGCGGAGATTCCGCTCCCGCCGGACGCGACCCACGAGAACGGCGAGGCGGAGATGGACCGCGGCGTGCTGACGGTGCGGCTCCCGAAGCGCGTGGCCGCACCCGAACACACCATCCCGGTGTCGGACGCGTAA
- a CDS encoding alpha/beta fold hydrolase translates to MPTTLRAAREPDDLPADVPGESTFVEANGRTLHAVEAGPVDGDLVVLLHGFPEFWYGWHDQIRPLVNEGYRVVVPDQRGYNRSERPGRVDAYRIEELAADVVGLIDAYDRDSAAVVGHDWGGVVGWWLALHHQERLSSFVAVNAPHPTVIRRTLSGDPTQLLRSGYALFFQVPKLPEAVIRAGNWRLPVTMLRESSMPGTFSTADFDRYRAAWGREGAFTAMLNWYRAAARRRPTPATDEVTVPTRVIWGVHDQFLKRRMAYDSVDYCTDGRLTTFQEATHWVQHEQPMKVADAIIDELA, encoded by the coding sequence ATGCCCACGACGCTTCGCGCCGCCCGCGAGCCCGACGACCTCCCGGCCGACGTGCCCGGTGAGTCCACGTTCGTCGAGGCGAACGGTCGGACCCTCCACGCCGTCGAAGCCGGCCCCGTCGACGGCGACCTCGTCGTCTTGCTCCACGGCTTCCCCGAGTTCTGGTACGGCTGGCACGACCAGATCCGGCCGCTCGTCAACGAGGGGTACCGCGTCGTCGTCCCCGACCAGCGCGGCTACAACCGGAGCGAGCGCCCCGGGCGCGTCGACGCCTACCGGATCGAGGAACTCGCCGCCGACGTGGTCGGTCTGATCGACGCGTACGACCGCGACAGCGCCGCCGTCGTCGGCCACGACTGGGGCGGCGTCGTCGGCTGGTGGCTCGCGCTCCACCACCAAGAGCGTCTCTCGTCGTTCGTCGCGGTCAACGCCCCCCACCCGACGGTGATCCGCCGGACGCTCTCGGGCGACCCGACGCAACTGCTCCGCTCGGGGTACGCGCTGTTCTTCCAGGTGCCGAAGCTCCCCGAGGCGGTGATCCGGGCGGGCAACTGGCGCCTCCCGGTGACGATGCTGCGCGAGTCGTCGATGCCCGGCACGTTCTCGACGGCGGACTTCGACCGCTACCGCGCGGCGTGGGGGCGCGAGGGGGCGTTCACCGCGATGCTCAACTGGTACCGGGCCGCCGCACGGCGCCGCCCGACACCCGCGACCGACGAGGTGACGGTGCCGACGCGGGTGATCTGGGGCGTCCACGACCAGTTCCTCAAGCGCCGGATGGCGTACGACTCCGTCGACTACTGTACGGACGGCCGACTCACGACGTTCCAGGAGGCGACCCACTGGGTCCAGCACGAACAACCGATGAAGGTCGCCGACGCGATCATCGACGAGTTGGCCTGA
- a CDS encoding zinc-binding dehydrogenase: MKAVQFSEHGDRDVIEYGDFPDPEPERGEVVIDVKAGALNHLDIWTRKGLPGIDLEMPHIPGSDAAGVVTEIGEGVTRFEEGDHVAVSAGVSCGVCEFCRHGEESECVRFSIIGEHQRGVHSELAAVPEDNLVPVPEHVDWEVAGSASLVFQTAWRMLLSQGELAPGEKILVLGASGGVGHAAVQIADFVGAEVYATASTEEKLQYAEECGAEHVINYEEDDFAKEIRDLTGRRGVDMVVDHIGAATWTDSLKSLAKGGRVVTCGATTGGRPETDINRIFWNQLKVIGSTMATPGEVDDVLELVWDGTFEPRIREVLPMSEAARAHEMIENREGFGKVVVRPDSEL, encoded by the coding sequence ATGAAGGCAGTCCAGTTCTCGGAGCACGGTGACCGCGACGTGATCGAGTACGGCGACTTCCCCGACCCGGAACCGGAGCGCGGCGAAGTGGTCATCGACGTGAAGGCGGGCGCGCTCAACCACCTCGATATCTGGACCCGAAAGGGCCTGCCGGGGATCGATCTGGAGATGCCGCACATCCCTGGCTCGGACGCGGCGGGCGTCGTGACTGAAATCGGCGAGGGTGTCACCCGCTTCGAGGAGGGCGACCACGTCGCCGTCTCGGCGGGCGTCTCCTGTGGCGTCTGTGAGTTCTGCCGCCACGGCGAGGAGTCGGAGTGTGTCCGCTTCTCGATCATCGGCGAGCACCAGCGCGGCGTCCACTCGGAACTGGCCGCCGTACCGGAGGACAACCTCGTCCCCGTCCCCGAGCACGTCGACTGGGAGGTCGCCGGCTCCGCCTCGCTCGTGTTCCAGACCGCGTGGCGGATGCTGCTCTCGCAGGGCGAACTCGCCCCGGGCGAGAAGATTCTCGTGCTCGGCGCCTCCGGCGGCGTCGGCCACGCCGCGGTCCAGATCGCCGACTTCGTCGGCGCCGAGGTGTACGCGACGGCTTCCACCGAGGAGAAACTCCAGTACGCCGAGGAGTGCGGCGCCGAACACGTCATCAACTACGAGGAGGACGACTTCGCGAAGGAGATCCGCGACCTGACGGGCCGCCGCGGCGTCGACATGGTCGTCGACCACATCGGTGCGGCGACGTGGACCGACTCGCTCAAGAGCCTCGCGAAGGGCGGGCGCGTCGTCACCTGCGGGGCGACCACCGGTGGGCGCCCGGAGACGGACATCAACCGCATCTTCTGGAACCAACTGAAGGTGATCGGCTCGACGATGGCGACGCCCGGCGAGGTCGACGACGTGCTCGAACTCGTGTGGGACGGCACCTTCGAGCCGCGGATCCGTGAGGTCCTGCCGATGAGCGAGGCCGCACGGGCACACGAGATGATCGAGAACCGAGAGGGCTTTGGCAAGGTGGTGGTTAGACCAGACAGTGAGCTCTGA
- a CDS encoding DUF7522 family protein, producing the protein MDDALVTDLRREVGDALRAVGTYDGDDYHVRYLRDDVAPALDDDDLDAIRQGAVFDSLERDYYERLFSTAGDFEATVRRFEDALVVEVPTGHGGGVLASVDRHHDGSVSAVIERCRAVAV; encoded by the coding sequence ATGGACGACGCGCTCGTGACGGACCTCCGGCGGGAGGTGGGCGACGCTCTCCGCGCGGTGGGGACGTACGACGGCGACGACTACCACGTCCGGTACCTCCGCGACGACGTGGCGCCCGCCCTCGACGACGACGACCTCGACGCGATCCGCCAGGGTGCGGTGTTCGACTCGCTCGAACGCGACTACTACGAACGCCTGTTCTCGACGGCGGGCGACTTCGAGGCGACCGTCCGGCGCTTCGAGGACGCGCTCGTCGTCGAGGTACCCACCGGTCACGGCGGCGGCGTGTTGGCGAGCGTCGACCGCCACCACGACGGGTCTGTGTCGGCGGTCATCGAGCGGTGTCGCGCGGTCGCGGTGTGA